Proteins encoded together in one Bacteroides ovatus window:
- a CDS encoding efflux RND transporter periplasmic adaptor subunit, whose product MNWNKFLPCILLTTVLGACSGKGEQTNVEPAALCLTDSLLRIVSVDTVHVQEVIDELTLNGRVTFNENQVAHVYPMFGGTVTELKAEIGDFVRKGDVLAVIRSGEVADYEKQLKEAEQQLLLARRNMDATQDMYASGMASDKDVLQAKQELTSAEAEERRIKDVFSIYNFSGNAYYQLKSPVSGFIVEKQISRDMQLRPDQSEVLFTISGLSDVWVMADVYESDISKVSEGASVRISTLAYPDKMFAGTIDKVYHLLNSESKTMNVRIKLKNEEYLLKPGMFTNVSVKCKADGTSMPRIDAHALVFEGGKNYVVVVEPDQRLQVKEVDVYKQLSKECYIRSGLSEGDRVLNNNVLLVYNALNAD is encoded by the coding sequence ATGAACTGGAATAAATTCCTTCCTTGCATATTGCTTACTACCGTATTGGGAGCATGCTCCGGTAAAGGAGAACAAACGAATGTTGAACCGGCTGCCTTATGCCTGACAGATAGCTTGTTGAGAATTGTATCTGTCGATACGGTTCACGTTCAAGAGGTGATTGACGAACTGACATTGAACGGGCGGGTCACTTTTAATGAGAATCAGGTGGCACATGTATATCCGATGTTTGGAGGTACGGTAACAGAATTGAAGGCTGAAATAGGAGACTTTGTTCGTAAGGGAGATGTGTTGGCAGTCATCCGCAGTGGAGAAGTGGCAGATTATGAAAAGCAATTGAAAGAGGCGGAACAACAATTATTGCTGGCACGCAGAAATATGGATGCTACGCAGGATATGTATGCTTCCGGCATGGCTTCGGATAAAGATGTACTTCAGGCGAAGCAGGAGTTGACAAGTGCCGAAGCCGAAGAAAGAAGAATAAAGGATGTTTTCTCTATTTATAATTTCTCCGGAAATGCTTATTATCAGCTGAAATCTCCCGTTTCGGGGTTTATTGTGGAGAAACAAATCAGCAGGGATATGCAGTTGCGTCCGGATCAGAGTGAAGTGCTGTTCACGATTTCGGGGTTGTCAGACGTATGGGTGATGGCGGATGTGTATGAAAGCGATATCAGTAAGGTTTCCGAAGGTGCCTCCGTACGCATTTCTACGTTGGCTTATCCGGATAAGATGTTTGCCGGTACGATTGATAAGGTGTATCATTTGTTGAATAGTGAAAGTAAAACGATGAATGTCCGCATCAAATTGAAGAATGAAGAATATTTGTTGAAACCGGGGATGTTTACGAATGTAAGTGTGAAATGTAAAGCGGATGGAACTTCCATGCCTCGTATTGATGCTCATGCACTGGTATTTGAAGGAGGAAAGAATTATGTGGTCGTGGTGGAGCCGGATCAGCGTTTGCAGGTGAAAGAGGTGGATGTGTACAAGCAGTTGAGCAAGGAGTGCTATATCCGTTCGGGACTTTCCGAGGGAGACAGAGTGCTGAATAATAATGTATTGTTGGTATATAATGCGTTGAATGCAGATTAA
- a CDS encoding TolC family protein has protein sequence MNRVFLISFFLLLTGGICAQQATTGTLTLKEAEQRFLERNLSLIAERYNIDMAQAQVLQAKLFENPVISLEQNVYNRLNGKYFDFGKEGEMVVGIEQVIRLAGQRNKQVKLEKINKEIAEYQFEEVMRTLRQELNEKFVQVYFLSKSISIYEKEVNSLQELLAGMKLQQEKGNISLMEMSRLESMLFSLKKEKNERENELLTLRGELNVLLNLPGDTMVELSLDEEVLKQLDLSQLSFADLKAMVNERPDLKIARSTVSASRANLKLQKSMAFPEFSVNGSYDRAGNFINNYFAIGVSLSVPIFNRNQGNVKAARFSIQQAGAEQENAANRADMELYTAYASLDKAVQLYQSTNMELERNFEKLIAGVNENFKKRNISLLEFIDYYDSYKETCIQLHEIKKDVFLAMENLNTTIGQTILNY, from the coding sequence ATGAACAGAGTATTTCTAATTTCTTTTTTTCTTCTGCTGACAGGAGGAATATGCGCGCAACAGGCTACCACAGGAACATTAACGCTGAAAGAGGCGGAACAACGTTTTCTGGAACGTAACTTATCGCTGATAGCCGAACGGTACAACATTGATATGGCACAGGCACAAGTGCTGCAAGCCAAATTATTTGAGAATCCGGTAATCTCGTTAGAACAGAATGTTTATAACCGCCTGAACGGAAAGTATTTTGACTTTGGTAAGGAGGGCGAAATGGTTGTGGGAATTGAACAGGTAATTCGTCTTGCCGGACAACGGAATAAGCAGGTGAAACTGGAGAAAATCAACAAGGAAATAGCAGAATATCAGTTTGAAGAGGTGATGAGAACACTTCGTCAGGAGCTGAATGAGAAGTTTGTACAAGTCTATTTTCTCTCGAAATCCATATCCATTTATGAGAAGGAAGTGAATTCTCTGCAAGAGTTACTTGCCGGAATGAAACTGCAACAGGAGAAAGGAAATATTTCATTGATGGAAATGTCCCGTCTGGAATCTATGTTGTTCTCTTTGAAGAAAGAGAAGAATGAACGGGAAAACGAGTTGTTGACCCTTAGAGGGGAACTTAATGTCTTGTTAAATCTTCCGGGAGACACGATGGTTGAGTTATCACTGGATGAAGAGGTGTTGAAGCAATTGGATTTGTCTCAACTATCGTTCGCCGACTTGAAAGCGATGGTGAATGAACGGCCGGATCTCAAGATTGCCCGGAGTACGGTCAGTGCTTCCCGTGCAAATCTGAAATTGCAGAAATCAATGGCATTTCCGGAATTTTCGGTGAATGGTAGTTATGACCGTGCCGGAAACTTTATCAATAACTATTTTGCAATAGGAGTGAGCTTGTCAGTACCTATTTTCAACCGCAACCAGGGAAATGTGAAAGCTGCCCGTTTTAGTATCCAGCAGGCAGGAGCGGAACAGGAAAATGCGGCTAACCGTGCGGATATGGAGCTTTATACCGCTTATGCTTCACTGGATAAAGCAGTTCAGCTTTATCAATCTACCAATATGGAACTGGAACGTAACTTTGAAAAATTGATTGCGGGAGTGAATGAAAACTTTAAGAAACGAAATATCAGTTTATTGGAGTTTATCGATTACTATGACAGCTATAAAGAAACTTGTATTCAGTTGCATGAAATAAAGAAAGATGTTTTCCTGGCGATGGAAAACCTGAATACAACTATCGGACAAACTATATTGAACTACTAA
- the nagA gene encoding N-acetylglucosamine-6-phosphate deacetylase encodes MLTQIINGRILTPQGWLKDGSVLICDGKILEVTNSDLAVIGATVIDARGMTIVPGFVSMHAHGGGGHDYTEATEEAFRTATTAHLKHGATGIFPTLSSTSFERIYQAVDVCENLMKEKDSPVLGLHIEGPYLNPKMAGTQYDGFLKTPDENEYIPLLARTSCIRRWDISPELPGAHDFAKYTRSKGIMTAVTHTEAEYDEIKAAFAVGFSHAAHFYNAMPGFHKRREYKYEGTVESVYLTDGMTVEVIADGIHLPATILKLVYKLKGVENTCLVTDALAYAAYEGNEPIDPRYIIEDGVCKMADHSALAGSLATMDVLVHTMVKKANIPLEDAVRMASETPARLIGVSDRKGALAKGKDADIVILDKELNVRCVWSMGKIVPGTDILLHKE; translated from the coding sequence ATGTTGACTCAAATAATAAATGGAAGAATATTGACCCCGCAAGGCTGGTTGAAAGATGGTTCCGTATTGATTTGTGATGGAAAAATATTAGAGGTGACCAACAGTGATTTGGCGGTTATCGGTGCAACGGTTATTGATGCCAGAGGGATGACGATTGTGCCCGGATTTGTAAGTATGCATGCACATGGAGGTGGCGGACATGATTATACGGAAGCAACGGAAGAAGCATTCCGCACGGCAACTACTGCACATCTGAAACATGGTGCTACCGGGATATTTCCTACATTATCATCTACCTCGTTCGAAAGAATCTACCAGGCAGTTGATGTCTGTGAAAACCTGATGAAAGAGAAGGATTCTCCTGTTCTTGGCCTGCATATCGAAGGTCCTTACTTGAATCCGAAGATGGCGGGAACACAGTATGACGGTTTTCTGAAAACTCCGGATGAAAATGAATATATTCCTTTATTGGCGCGTACGTCTTGTATCAGACGTTGGGATATTAGTCCCGAACTACCCGGTGCACATGATTTTGCAAAGTATACCCGTTCGAAAGGAATTATGACTGCTGTTACACATACCGAAGCCGAATATGATGAAATTAAAGCTGCATTTGCAGTAGGATTTTCTCACGCCGCTCATTTCTATAATGCGATGCCGGGTTTCCATAAACGCCGTGAATATAAATATGAGGGTACAGTGGAAAGTGTGTATCTGACGGATGGAATGACCGTGGAAGTGATTGCGGATGGCATTCACTTGCCTGCCACTATCCTGAAACTAGTTTATAAGTTGAAAGGCGTGGAGAATACCTGTCTTGTTACCGATGCTTTGGCGTATGCTGCTTATGAAGGGAATGAACCGATTGATCCTCGCTATATCATAGAGGACGGCGTATGTAAGATGGCAGATCATTCTGCATTGGCCGGTAGCCTGGCTACGATGGATGTATTGGTTCACACCATGGTAAAGAAAGCCAATATTCCTTTGGAAGATGCTGTGCGTATGGCTTCTGAAACTCCTGCCCGTTTAATTGGAGTGAGTGACCGGAAAGGGGCGTTGGCAAAGGGAAAGGATGCTGATATTGTGATTCTTGATAAGGAACTGAATGTACGATGTGTATGGTCGATGGGAAAGATTGTTCCGGGAACTGATATTCTGTTGCATAAAGAATAG
- the nagA gene encoding N-acetylglucosamine-6-phosphate deacetylase, with the protein MLTQIINARILTPQGWLKDGSVLIRDNKILEVTNCDLAIIGAKLIDAKGMYIVPGGVEIHVHGGGGRDFMEGTEEAFRTAIKAHMQHGTTSIFPTLSSSTIPMIRAAAETTEKMMAEPNSPVLGLHLEGHYFNMAMAGGQIPENIKDPDPEEYIPLLEETHCIKRWDAAPELPGAMQFGKYITAKGVLASVGHTQAEFEDIQTAYEAGYTHATHFYNAMPGFHKRKEYKYEGTVESIYLIDDMTVEVVADGIHVPPTILRLVYKIKGVERTCLITDALACAASDSQVAFDPRVIIEDGVCKLADHSALAGSIATMDRLIRTMVQKAEIPLEDAVRMASETPARIMGVLDRKGTLERGKDADIIALDRDLNVRAVWAMGELVEGTNKLF; encoded by the coding sequence ATGTTAACACAGATTATTAATGCACGCATCCTCACCCCGCAAGGCTGGTTGAAGGATGGGTCAGTTCTTATTCGTGACAATAAAATTCTGGAAGTAACCAATTGTGACCTTGCAATTATCGGAGCCAAACTGATTGATGCCAAAGGAATGTATATTGTTCCGGGAGGTGTAGAAATCCATGTTCACGGTGGCGGTGGAAGAGACTTTATGGAAGGCACCGAAGAGGCTTTCCGGACAGCAATCAAAGCTCATATGCAGCATGGCACTACCAGTATTTTTCCTACTCTTTCTTCTTCTACCATTCCAATGATCCGTGCAGCCGCGGAAACTACAGAGAAAATGATGGCGGAGCCTAATAGCCCTGTGCTCGGGCTTCATCTGGAAGGACATTATTTCAATATGGCGATGGCAGGTGGACAGATTCCCGAAAATATCAAAGATCCCGATCCCGAAGAATATATTCCGTTGCTGGAAGAAACTCATTGTATCAAACGTTGGGATGCCGCACCGGAACTTCCCGGAGCCATGCAATTTGGTAAATATATCACAGCGAAAGGGGTGTTGGCTTCGGTAGGACATACCCAGGCAGAATTTGAGGATATACAGACAGCCTATGAGGCGGGATATACGCATGCCACTCATTTTTATAATGCAATGCCGGGATTCCATAAACGGAAAGAGTACAAGTATGAAGGTACGGTAGAAAGTATTTATCTGATTGATGATATGACAGTGGAAGTGGTGGCAGACGGTATTCATGTGCCTCCAACAATCTTGCGCCTTGTTTACAAGATAAAAGGAGTGGAACGCACTTGTCTGATAACGGATGCATTGGCTTGTGCCGCCAGTGATAGTCAGGTGGCTTTTGATCCGCGTGTGATTATCGAGGACGGAGTATGTAAGCTGGCAGACCATTCAGCACTGGCGGGAAGTATTGCAACGATGGATCGACTGATTCGTACCATGGTGCAGAAGGCGGAAATACCTTTGGAGGATGCCGTGAGAATGGCCTCCGAAACTCCTGCCCGGATTATGGGAGTACTCGACCGTAAAGGAACGCTGGAGCGTGGCAAGGATGCCGATATAATTGCTTTAGACAGAGACTTGAATGTGAGAGCTGTATGGGCGATGGGAGAACTGGTAGAAGGCACCAATAAACTGTTTTAA
- a CDS encoding thioredoxin family protein, protein MKIIDLTKDSFVEKVADYQSYPDNWNFKGNKPCLVDFHAPWCVYCKALSPILDQLAKEYEGKLDIYKVDVDQEPELESAFKIRTIPNLLLCPLNGKPTMKLGTMNKNQLKELIETSLLSE, encoded by the coding sequence ATGAAAATAATAGATTTAACCAAAGATAGTTTTGTAGAGAAGGTAGCTGATTATCAATCTTATCCTGATAACTGGAACTTCAAAGGGAATAAACCTTGCCTGGTCGATTTTCATGCCCCGTGGTGCGTCTATTGCAAAGCTTTATCGCCTATATTAGACCAACTAGCTAAAGAATACGAAGGGAAATTAGATATTTATAAAGTAGATGTCGATCAGGAGCCGGAATTGGAAAGTGCATTTAAAATCCGCACCATTCCCAACCTGCTACTTTGCCCGCTGAACGGCAAACCGACAATGAAATTAGGTACAATGAATAAAAACCAATTGAAAGAACTGATAGAAACCAGTTTACTTTCAGAATAA